The genome window TCGCCAGCTTTGCGTACGGCATCTTGTGGGTCTTGTCGTTCACGTACCGGCCTTTGTCGTTGTCGAAGCGCACCCCGGTCATATCGCCGAACACGATGACGGCGTTGCGTTCACGAGCGCGAGCAACGAGGGTGTTCGCCACCTGATGCAACTCGTGTTCGACTGTTCGGGGTTCCTTGTCACCGAGGCGTTCGATGACCTGTGCCCCTGAACGAACCTTCGCCTTCCCGATTGACTTGCAAAGTTGTTTGTAGTGTTCCCGAACGCGCCGAACTTCCGCACCGTGGAACTGCGTATCTCGGTCGGAGAGGAACGTGCTGACGGCTATCCACTTCGCCCCCATATCGACGGCGAGAACGTCGTCGTACTCGTCTGCGACGGCCACAGACCGCTTGCAGACGAGGTGAACGTACCACTCACCGCCTCGGTGGACGAGTTCCGAGTCGCGGATGCACTCGTCGGTGAGCAGGTGTGTGTCCTTCTCGGGGACGTGGACGGGTACCCAGATGCTATCTCCTCGTTCTCGCTCGGGGTTGTAGACGGGGAGTTTGAACCACCACGACGAGATGACGGTATCCTCGTCGTGGTCGATGGTGATGCAGTCGTTGCGGAGAACGACGGGTTGTTCGGTGCCCTCTCGTGGGTTCTTGTTCGACCAGACTTTGCCCGCCTGTTGTTTGGTGGCGGAGTAGAGGTTCGCGTCGTCGTCACCGTGAACGGCGTCTTGGAACGCGGTGTATTCGCGATCGACGAGTCGGGCTTTCCGCTCGGTGAGCGAGTGGAGTGTGACCCGTACCGTGGTAGTGACTTCGCGTTGCATCCTATTGTCCTGTCTGTGCTTCGATGTACTCCTCGATGGTCTGACTCGCCACCTCGCCCGCGCTGGAGACGAAGTACGAGCGTGTCCATAGCGATGGGAGGCCGAAGTCGAACTCCTCGCGGAGGTTCCGAGAGGTGTGGCCCTTGACCTGTTGCATTATCTTATTCGGGGCGAGTTTTGGGTCGCCCGTGATGAACAGGTGTACGTGGTCGGGCTGGATTGCCAGTCGGAGGATGTCGAGGTCGAGTTCGTCGGCTTTCTCCTCGATTTCGTGTAAGAATGCATCTGTGGATGGAACATTACGTTACCAGCGACGGCAGAATCTACACCGCCCTCTACGTAACTCTCTTCGTCCGATGTTACGTTACAAAATCTCGCGAAGGGGAGTGCCAGATTATGTATTACTACAAAATCGAGTCTCGAGCATATTATCTACGTCCACGACTGCATTACGTAACCGATTCAGGTTACTATCTCTGGGAAACTCATAACACCGGTCGGGTACTGTATATCCATGGTACGTTAACTCATGACTGAACTCGGCGGCTTCCAGGATCACGTAGCACGCATCGACCTCTCGTCGGGCGAGGTGAACTACGAGGGAATCGACGAAGAGGACGCGAAACAGTACCTCGGGGCGCGCGGGCTCGGGGTGAAGTACGTCTTCGACCAGGGGCCGGATGTGGATCCGCTCGGGCCGGAGAACCTGCTGGCGTTCACGAACGGGCCGCTCACGGGGACGCAGGTGGTGATGAGCGGGCGCATCGCCGTCTGCACGAAATCGCCGCTCACCGGCACCGTGACGGACTCCCACCACGGGGGCTGGTCGGGCGCGCGCCTGAAGTGGGCCGGCTTCGACGGCCTGCTCTTCGAGGGGCAGGCCGAAGAGCCCGTCTACGCCGTCGTCGAGGACGGCGAGGTCGAACTCCGCGACGCGTCTCATCTGTGGGGTAGGGACTTCCATGAAGTCCGCGATACCTTAGAGGAGGAGTGTGAGGGAAGTTACGGCAAGAATTTGTCCGTGATGGGCATCGGTCAGGCGGGCGAGAACGGCGTCAAGTTCGCCTGCATCATGAACGAGGACGACCGCGCCTCCGGGCGCGGCGGCACGGGCTGCGTGATGGGCTCGAAGAACCTGAAGGCAATCGTCGTAAAATCTAACACAAAAATGCCGAAGCCGGCGGACCCGGAGACCTTCCGCACGGGCCACCAGCAGGCCATGCAGGTCATCCAGGAGTCGGAGGTCACCGCGCCCAACGAGGGCGGCCTCTCGCTCTACGGCACCAACGTCCTCATGAACATTAGCGAGGAGATGGACGGCCTCCCAACGAAAAACGGGAGGTACACCTCGACAGGATCCTATAGCGACGACGAGGGCGTCGAGATCGACGCCGAACACGTCTCGGGCGAGAACGTCCGCGAGAACATCCTCGTGGACGAGCCGACCTGTCACTCCTGTCCGGTCGCCTGCAAGAAGGAAGTCGAGGTCTCCACCAGCCACAAGGGCGAGGACATGAACGTCCGGATGGAGTCCTACGAGTACGAGTCGGCGTGGGCACTCGGCCCCAACTCCGGTCATACGGATCGGGACGACATCGCGGTCATGATCGACCGGTGTAACGACCACGGCATGGATACCATCGAGACGGGCAACATCATGGCGATGGCGATGGAGATGACCGAGGAGGGCACGTTCGACGACCTCGGCGAGGGGATCGACTGGGGTAATTCAGAGGCCATGATCGAGTTGGTGACGAAGATCGCGACTCGCGAGACGAAACTGGCCGAGCATCTCGGCGAGGGGCAGAGACACATGGTCGATCGGTTCGATGCGGAGAACAACTCGCTGGCGGTGAAGGGACAAGCCATCGCGGCGTACGACCCGCGCTGCATGAAGGGGATGGGGATCGGGTACGCCACCTCGAACCGCGGGGCGTGTCACCTGCGCGGGTACACGCCGGCGGCGGAGATCCTCGGCATCCCCGAGAAGGTCGACCCCTACGAGTGGCGCGGCAAGGGCGAACTCTGCGCCACCTTCCAGGACATGCACGCGATCAGCGACTCCTTCGACATCTGCAAGTTCAACGCCTTCGCGGAGGGCGTCGAGGAGTACGTCCTGCAGTACAACGGCATGACCGGCCTCGACGTGAGCGAGGAGGAACTCATGCAGGCCGGCGAGCGCGTCTACAACCTCGAACGGTACTACAACAACCTCAACGGCTTCGACGCCGACGACGACTCCCTGCCCGCACGCTTCCTCGAGGGCGGCATCCCCGGCCAGGGCGCGAGCGAGGGGCAGTACTGCGAGCTCGAGGAGATGAAGGAGGAGTACTACGACCACCGCGGCTGGGTCGACGGCGTGGTCAGCGAGGAGAAACTCGACGAACTCGGTATCGACGTCGGTCCCGGAACCGGCGTCAGCCTGAACGACCGCGGTAGCGCAGCTGCCCCTTCCGACGACTGATCGCGCTTCCCTGGTCGAGGGCGGACCGTGCGCTTTCCGTGCTGGGACGCGCATCCGAGCGTGGATACGGCGCTCACCCGAGCTTCGAAGGAGCGTCTATTTCTGGGGAAAGAACTATGCCGACGCCTTGCCACAGAGTGACAATCAGTGACTCCAGACCCACAATCGTCAGACCGTGGCGCTCTCGAGATCGCCGAACGCCACGAACGGGCAGCCAGCGAGCTGATACGAGAAACGGAACTACAGCTCTACATCGACGGGGTATGGGTAGACAGCATTGGTGATGCACGGTTTGACGTCCGTGATCCGACGACAGGCATACGACTCGCGATGGCACAGGCGGGGAATGCTGCGGACATAGAGCGCGCTGTGACGGCCGCGTGGCGCGGTTACGAGACGTGGAAGACGAAGTCCCCTGCCGAACGGCAGACGATCCTTACCGAGATCTCGGACCGCGTCGAGGCCCGGGCTGAGGAGTTCGCCCGACTCGACTCGCTCGACAACGGAAAGCCGATCACGGAAGCCCGAGGAGACATCGAACTCGTCGTCGACCACTTTCGATACTTCGCGGGGGCGGCCCGAACGTTGGAGGGGAAGACGGTCCCCGTCGGTCGCGATCAACACGTCGAGACTATCCGCGAGCCGTACGGGGTCGTAGGACAGATCATACCGTGGAACTTCCCCCTACTGATGGCGACCTGGAAACTCGCTCCGGCGCTGGCGGCGGGGAACGCCGTGGTGTTGAAACCGGCCGAGGAGACGCCACTGTCGTTGATGGAGTTCGTCCACGAGGTAGGTGATCTTCTCCCGGCCGGGGCGCTGAACGTCGTCACGGGATACGGACCGGAGGCGGGAGCGTCACTCGTCGAACATCCGCGCGTCAGCAAGATCGCATTTACGGGGTCGACGGAGGTCGGCCGCGGCGTCATGAAAGGTGCCGCGAATAATCTGACGGATATCTCACTGGAGCTAGGAGGGAAGAGTCCGCTCATCGTCTTTCCCGACGCAGACGTGAATCGGGCCGTCGATGTGGCGATCGACGCGATGTTCTATAACGCGGGGGAGTGTTGCTGTGCGGGAACGCGGCTGTTCGTGCACGACATGCTCCGCGAGCAGTTCGTCGAGGAATTCGCCGCCGCCGCAGAGGCACTCGTGGTGGGCGATCCGCTCTTGGAGAAGACGGACATCGGACCGAAGATCTCGGCCACGCAGGTCGAGCGAACCGAACAGTACATCAAACTCGCTACTGAGGTGGGTGGTCAGGTTGTAACCGGCGGTGGCCGACCGACCGATGACCGACTCGGGCGAGGGAATTTCGTCCTCCCGACGGTGATCGAGCGCGCCCCCCACGAGGCGCGCGCTGCACAGGAGGAGATATTCGGGCCGGTCGAGCTCGTCTTCGGCTGGAATAGCTACGACCGACTCATCGAGCAGGTCAACGACGTAAAATTCGGACTGGCCGCCGGTATCGTCACCGACGATCTCACGACAGCCCGTCGAGCAGCCCGAGACATCGAGGTAGGGAACGTCTGGGTGAACCAGTACAACGAGTTCCCGGCCGGCCAACCATTCGGCGGGTACAAACAGTCCGGAATCGGTAGAGAGACGGCCCGTGAAACTATCGAGGCGTACACTCGAACGAAGACCATCAACTTCAGAGTCGGGTGAAGCGATCGTAGAGGACCGAAACGTATCGCGAATCGACCCCCGGTGGTACGCGATCGGCCACCTCGCGCCTCCAGAAATCGCCAGGACCGAGAACGCCGGAATTCATGCCACTGATCCGATCGACGGTGGAGACGCCAGCGATGGCGCGTTACCGTCGCTCCAGGGAAATCGTTATGTACTGCGTTCACATCTCTTTTCGTACTGCTAATGGGTGTGTCCGACGACGAATTCGACGCTGATCTCTCTCCGAGAGACATCATTCTTCTGAAACTTAGGATCAAGCACCCGACCGCACCGGTTCGAGAGTTGCGCGATATCCTCGAAGAAGAGTACGGCATCTCGTTATCTCACAATCGGGTTAACGAGCTACTTCGCGAACTGGAAGGCGAAGAGGTCTTTCGCACGGAGACAGTCCCGAACAGACAACTCTTTCAGTACCATCTCTTCCGTATCGCCTTTCACTATCCGAACTTCGAGGCGAAGTGGGAGGACTGCTACTGGGATCTCGTCGAGGACCCTCACGTTGTTCTCTTCGCGAACGCCGACGATTACTATTATTGGACGTTAGTAACGCAGTTCAACGATGATCGCGAGGCAGAACGATGGGTCCACTACTTTTTCAAAAAACACGGTGAACTCATCGCTCAGTTCGATAACACGAAGCTTCCGACGGTTCACAAGTTCTACACCGATGGGAACATCCTCGATGAGCGGCTCTGGGAATCAGACGAGGGGCGTCGGTATCTCGAACATGCACAGGACGATGACGAGGCCGTCGAATCGATGTCGACCATGCCTCCCCACGAGAACGATCTCGACAACTAGGCCTGACAGCCCCCTCCATCTCCTCGCACGACGCTCCGTGAAACTACCTAAGGGGCGATAGCGGTGGCTCGACAGGGTTCCTACCGAGTCGTTACTCCGGTAGAGTGCAATGGTCGATCTTTCGACTCCCACAGCTCGGACAGACGAGCGTCCCCTTCTCGGGCGTACCAACTTCGCGCCGAGGGACGGTTACGCCACACTCCTCACACGTTATCTGTGCGCGCCATGCTGGGTCCACGTCGGCGCTAGCACGGGGGAGCCGATAGCGATCATCCCGTCTCATCACGTGCGATGGGTTCGTACTCAGACAACATATACCATGCTGTCGTTTCGTGTCGCGGTATCCGAAGCGCCGTTCGGCATGCTCCGCGCGGATGTACTGAACAACCGGCTCTGACCGACTTGACACGGTTTCAGAGTCGGACGGGGTCACCTGTCGCTAGATAAACAAGGTGGCGCGGTGGTTAGCAAGGCGGTGTCGGTATCTAGACAGAACCGGACTGTGAAGCGGGCTCTCAGTAGTGTCGGGACGGCCGCATTTGGCTTTAATCGAGGGCGCTCCGCCTCCTTCCTCAGCGAACGGCGACGCCGCGAACAGGGAGGGATACAGCGCCCGCACAGTTCACGTTCACTGTCTGAATATCATTATTATCCGTACGGTCTAATTAGATAGTAAGGCGTTCACCACGCTTCCGACGGTGTTCAAACGCGACAAGAAGCGTGCATCGGAGGTTGTGGCACGAGTGTCCAACTGGGAGGAATGGGACACTCCGAACCCAACGCCTGCGGAGATGCCGGATATACGGTCAGTGACATCCTCCCCGCCGTAACCGGCGGGGCTTCCCACCCAGTGGGATTCCGGCAATGCCGTAGGTTTCAGTCCGAGTACGCCGAGAGCGTCATCTGTGCGGGTTTCGCACTCGACTCTCGGTGGACTGTGGCGGTGTCACGACCGCTCCCATCCCGAGGCGAGTCATCGCGTTCCGGTTTCCAAGGAACGCTCTCTCCCCACGGGTTTGCGCGACTGGCGACTTTCGCCGCCGCGTTGATATCCGCGTGAAACTCCGTTACGTGGCAGTCGTCGTGCGGACAGACGAACGCCGCTTGCGTACGTCGCCGCCCGATTCGGTTGCAGGCGTGGCACGTCTGGCTTGTGTACGCCGGGTTGACGTACTCGACGCGAATCCCCGCCTCTGTCGCTTTATCCTCGATACGACCCTGTAGCCGGGCGAACGCCCACGCGTGCAGGCGGCGGTTCATGAACTTGCCGTAGTCAAGGCGCTCGCGGATGTACGAGAGGTCCTCCATGACGATGACGGGGGTCTCGAACTGTCGGGCGTATTCAACAGCGCGCCGAGACGCCTGCTCGACAATATCCGTGAGCGCGTTCTGGTAGTGGGCGAACCGTTCGTCGATCCGCCACTCGGCGGCGTCACGCTGTTGCAATCGCCGGAGCGTCGTGAACATCACCTTGCGGAGGTGTCGCGCTCGACTGCCACTTTCGAGTATCGGCTTCGTCGGCGTGTTGCGTTTGAGGGCACAGCCCGTAATCAACGCAGATTCGCCGATATCGAAGCCGATGTACGTCTCGTCGCCGTCCGTTTCGGGTTCTGAAACCTCGTAGTGGACGGCGACGTGAAGCACCCAGCTACTTCGGTTCTGCTGTAGTCGAATCTCGCCAGCTTTGGCGTCTCCGTTGAGCAGGTCAGACCACAACGGTTCTTGGTCCGGGTTCAACCGGAGCGGAATCCAGAAGTTCGTCCCTCTACCGGGTTGAGGGACGTTCCAGCAAATCTCGTAGTGTCGAGATTCGTCCCGGTCGAACTTCGCGGCTTGATTCGTGAGTCGTAGTGGGTGTTCATCGTCCAACTCGCGGGCGTTGTACGTCTTGCGGAGCTTCGGAACGTAGCTGCACAGAGCAGCCTTTGCCTGATACGGGAGGTCGAACGGCGTCACCACATCGCTGACGCCCCCCATCGTATCCGCCCCTGAATCAAACGCATCGGCCAACGCTTCGCGGTAGGTGGCAAGAAGGCGACGAAGGCGAAGCTCCTTACCTGAATTGAGGCGCAAAGGCCCCTTCCTCAACGAGCGACCGAAGGGAGCGAGTAGGGAGGGGATACAGCGCCGCACGAGTATCGAACATCTTCGACACTCGGCCCACAGGCCCACGCAACCGCAACAACTATACGCACAGGTACGTATAGTGCGTACATAGTGAGGCGGAAGAACATCACCATCCGCGAAGACCAAGCCGAGTGGGTTGAGGAGAACCACCTCAATCTCTCGTCGTTTGTTCGCGGGAAACTTGACGAACTTATTGAAGAACGCTCGTGAACTACAACTACAGGTATCGGCTTCGACCGTCAGACGCCCACCACGAACAGTTAGCGTGGACGGTCGATACCTGTAGACAGGTCTACAACCACTTCCTCCACCGACTCAACCGTACCGACGACACGTCGGCGTACTCCGAGCAGAAACTCCTGCCGGGCCTCAAGAAGTGGTGGAACGACCTGAAAAGCGTTCACTCGAAGGTTCTTCAGAAAGTCGTGCAGCGGTTGTATGACAACCTCTCGACGCTCCGTGGCCGCAAAAAGAACGGCTACCGGGTCGGTCGGTTGAAGTGGAAGGCACCGGGCGAGTACCGCAGTTTCACCTACAGTCAATCCGGCTTCAAGCTCAAGAACACGAGCGGTCGGACGCGACTGTGGCTCTCGAAGCTCGGCGAGATCCCCATCACCTTCCACCGCGACTT of Halomarina pelagica contains these proteins:
- a CDS encoding RNA-guided endonuclease TnpB family protein produces the protein MRKGPLRLNSGKELRLRRLLATYREALADAFDSGADTMGGVSDVVTPFDLPYQAKAALCSYVPKLRKTYNARELDDEHPLRLTNQAAKFDRDESRHYEICWNVPQPGRGTNFWIPLRLNPDQEPLWSDLLNGDAKAGEIRLQQNRSSWVLHVAVHYEVSEPETDGDETYIGFDIGESALITGCALKRNTPTKPILESGSRARHLRKVMFTTLRRLQQRDAAEWRIDERFAHYQNALTDIVEQASRRAVEYARQFETPVIVMEDLSYIRERLDYGKFMNRRLHAWAFARLQGRIEDKATEAGIRVEYVNPAYTSQTCHACNRIGRRRTQAAFVCPHDDCHVTEFHADINAAAKVASRANPWGESVPWKPERDDSPRDGSGRDTATVHRESSAKPAQMTLSAYSD
- a CDS encoding aldehyde ferredoxin oxidoreductase family protein; translated protein: MTELGGFQDHVARIDLSSGEVNYEGIDEEDAKQYLGARGLGVKYVFDQGPDVDPLGPENLLAFTNGPLTGTQVVMSGRIAVCTKSPLTGTVTDSHHGGWSGARLKWAGFDGLLFEGQAEEPVYAVVEDGEVELRDASHLWGRDFHEVRDTLEEECEGSYGKNLSVMGIGQAGENGVKFACIMNEDDRASGRGGTGCVMGSKNLKAIVVKSNTKMPKPADPETFRTGHQQAMQVIQESEVTAPNEGGLSLYGTNVLMNISEEMDGLPTKNGRYTSTGSYSDDEGVEIDAEHVSGENVRENILVDEPTCHSCPVACKKEVEVSTSHKGEDMNVRMESYEYESAWALGPNSGHTDRDDIAVMIDRCNDHGMDTIETGNIMAMAMEMTEEGTFDDLGEGIDWGNSEAMIELVTKIATRETKLAEHLGEGQRHMVDRFDAENNSLAVKGQAIAAYDPRCMKGMGIGYATSNRGACHLRGYTPAAEILGIPEKVDPYEWRGKGELCATFQDMHAISDSFDICKFNAFAEGVEEYVLQYNGMTGLDVSEEELMQAGERVYNLERYYNNLNGFDADDDSLPARFLEGGIPGQGASEGQYCELEEMKEEYYDHRGWVDGVVSEEKLDELGIDVGPGTGVSLNDRGSAAAPSDD
- a CDS encoding transposase, with protein sequence MQREVTTTVRVTLHSLTERKARLVDREYTAFQDAVHGDDDANLYSATKQQAGKVWSNKNPREGTEQPVVLRNDCITIDHDEDTVISSWWFKLPVYNPERERGDSIWVPVHVPEKDTHLLTDECIRDSELVHRGGEWYVHLVCKRSVAVADEYDDVLAVDMGAKWIAVSTFLSDRDTQFHGAEVRRVREHYKQLCKSIGKAKVRSGAQVIERLGDKEPRTVEHELHQVANTLVARARERNAVIVFGDMTGVRFDNDKGRYVNDKTHKMPYAKLANILTYKAHLDGRECIPVKEYDTSVTCWRCGSQNTSREVQGRVECHDCGLDDNGDKNGATNIGKRAVGKNIQSPLSTVGAVVAQPETQVVLKGTNGEMEPANSPDDVGLTLSEGNPRL
- a CDS encoding helix-turn-helix domain-containing protein codes for the protein MSDDEFDADLSPRDIILLKLRIKHPTAPVRELRDILEEEYGISLSHNRVNELLRELEGEEVFRTETVPNRQLFQYHLFRIAFHYPNFEAKWEDCYWDLVEDPHVVLFANADDYYYWTLVTQFNDDREAERWVHYFFKKHGELIAQFDNTKLPTVHKFYTDGNILDERLWESDEGRRYLEHAQDDDEAVESMSTMPPHENDLDN
- a CDS encoding aldehyde dehydrogenase family protein; translated protein: MTPDPQSSDRGALEIAERHERAASELIRETELQLYIDGVWVDSIGDARFDVRDPTTGIRLAMAQAGNAADIERAVTAAWRGYETWKTKSPAERQTILTEISDRVEARAEEFARLDSLDNGKPITEARGDIELVVDHFRYFAGAARTLEGKTVPVGRDQHVETIREPYGVVGQIIPWNFPLLMATWKLAPALAAGNAVVLKPAEETPLSLMEFVHEVGDLLPAGALNVVTGYGPEAGASLVEHPRVSKIAFTGSTEVGRGVMKGAANNLTDISLELGGKSPLIVFPDADVNRAVDVAIDAMFYNAGECCCAGTRLFVHDMLREQFVEEFAAAAEALVVGDPLLEKTDIGPKISATQVERTEQYIKLATEVGGQVVTGGGRPTDDRLGRGNFVLPTVIERAPHEARAAQEEIFGPVELVFGWNSYDRLIEQVNDVKFGLAAGIVTDDLTTARRAARDIEVGNVWVNQYNEFPAGQPFGGYKQSGIGRETARETIEAYTRTKTINFRVG